From the genome of Candidatus Glassbacteria bacterium:
CGGTCGAACTGCGCAAACTATTACTTAAGGATAGTTGCATTGTTCGCGTTAAATGTTTGTTGTCTAATGGGCATAGAGCCACTATCATTTCTTGACTTGCTGGCAGTTTAATGCCAAATTGCGATAGCCTGGATAAATCTATCCTGGAACGTGGTGTTGCACCGGACCGGTCGGATAAAACACATCAAATGAGGATAATAGTTCAATCGGCTTGGATTAGAGAGATCAGTTTATGTTAGTGCACGTTGACCATCTTATTCCCGGACTCGAGCTGGAAAGCGACGTTCGGCTGAAGGCCGGCAGTTACCTTATTACGCGTAAGGAGATGCCGGACGCCAGGTTGGATGACAAGGTCATCGAGTCTATCCGCAGGTTTGCCTCCCAGCTTTCTCCGGTCAGTTTCAAGGTGGAAATCAAGCCTGACGACAGGGCGCTGATCCAACTCAAGAGCATCCTGGATCAGGATGTCTCCCAGATCACCCGGAATATTTCCGAGGGTAAGGAATACCCGAATTTTCTCAAGGATGAGGACCTGCAGGACAAAGTGCTGCGGATCATGGAGAAGCTCATCTCCAATCCGGATATGATCAAGCACATGTACGAATTCAGGATCACCTCGGAGAGGCAGGGTGACCCGGTCAGCATGATTCACGAACACTGTATCCGTGTTACGCTGCTGGCGATCGCGATCGGCCTGAAAATGAAATGGTCGGTGATCTCGCTGGTTAACATCGGCATGGGCGGCGTCCTGCACGACATGGGAATCATCCGCACGAAACATTTCCCCAAGCTGAAAGATCTGGACGATCTGCTGCCCAAAGAGCTGGAAGCTTTTATCGATGACCATCAGCAGAAAAGCGTCGAACTCTTCGGCGAGAAAAAGGTGACCCTGCTGCCGTTCACCAAGCAGGAAATCATCCATATGATCTCCAACCACCACCGGCCTGACTTAGGGGATACCCGGCATAA
Proteins encoded in this window:
- a CDS encoding HD domain-containing protein — translated: MLVHVDHLIPGLELESDVRLKAGSYLITRKEMPDARLDDKVIESIRRFASQLSPVSFKVEIKPDDRALIQLKSILDQDVSQITRNISEGKEYPNFLKDEDLQDKVLRIMEKLISNPDMIKHMYEFRITSERQGDPVSMIHEHCIRVTLLAIAIGLKMKWSVISLVNIGMGGVLHDMGIIRTKHFPKLKDLDDLLPKELEAFIDDHQQKSVELFGEKKVTLLPFTKQEIIHMISNHHRPDLGDTRHKTTVLLYFAELLDEMITLMPHKVRYNFDANQLRKLGGRFRAGLEKLYSCLSGEAALN